A genomic region of Vitis vinifera cultivar Pinot Noir 40024 chromosome 7, ASM3070453v1 contains the following coding sequences:
- the LOC100247559 gene encoding probable mannitol dehydrogenase: MAKSAEQEHPTKAFGWAATDTSGVLSPFKFSRRETGEKDVRFKVLYCGICHSDLHMAKNDWGMSTYPIVPGHEIVGIVTEVGSKVGKFKVGDRVGVGCVVGACHSCDICDNDLENYCPKMIFTYSAPYHDGTTTYGGYSDVMVAEERYVVRIPDNLPLDAGAPLLCAGITVYSPLQHFGLTKPGMHIGVVGLGGLGHVAVKFAKGFGVKVTVISTSPSKKKEAIEHLGADYFLVSREPDQMQAAMGTMDGIIDTVSAVHPLLPLIGLLKFQGKLVMVGGPNRPLELPVFPLLMGRKVVAGSCTGGMKETQEMIDFAGKHNITADVEVIPMDYVNTAMERLEKADVKYRFVIDIGNTLKSA; encoded by the exons ATGGCAAAATCTGCAGAGCAAGAGCACCCCACCAAGGCCTTTGGATGGGCAGCAACTGACACATCTGGAGTCCTCTCTCCCTTCAAATTCTCCAGAAG GGAAACAGGAGAAAAAGACGTAAGGTTCAAGGTGTTGTATTGTGGAATATGTCACTCCGATCTACACATGGCCAAGAATGACTGGGGCATGTCCACCTACCCTATAGTTCCCGG ACATGAGATTGTGGGCATAGTGACAGAGGTGGGAAGCAAGGTCGGAAAGTTCAAAGTAGGAGACAGAGTTGGAGTGGGGTGCGTGGTTGGAGCTTGTCACTCTTGTGATATCTGTGACAATGATCTAGAGAATTACTGCCCCAAAATGATATTCACCTACAGTGCCCCTTACCATGATGGAACCACCACATATGGAGGCTACTCAGATGTCATGGTTGCTGAGGAGCGCTATGTGGTTCGTATCCCAGACAACCTTCCTCTTGATGCCGGTGCTCCTCTCCTATGTGCCGGGATCACAGTGTACAGCCCCTTGCAACATTTTGGACTCACCAAACCTGGAATGCACATCGGTGTGGTTGGCCTAGGTGGACTGGGACATGTAGCTGTAAAGTTTGCCAAGGGTTTTGGGGTTAAGGTGACTGTGATCAGTACTTCCCCTAGCAAAAAGAAGGAAGCCATAGAACACCTTGGTGCCGACTACTTTCTAGTCAGCCGCGAACCAGATCAGATGCAG GCTGCCATGGGCACAATGGATGGCATCATTGATACAGTCTCTGCTGTTCACCCTCTTCTTCCATTGATCGGTTTGTTGAAATTTCAAGGGAAGCTCGTTATGGTTGGTGGACCAAATAGGCCGCTTGAGCTACCAGTCTTTCCTTTGCTTATGG GGAGGAAGGTAGTAGCTGGAAGCTGTACAGGAGGGATGAAGGAGACACAGGAAATGATTGATTTTGCGGGGAAACACAACATAACTGCAGATGTTGAGGTTATTCCAATGGACTATGTAAACACTGCCATGGAGCGACTGGAGAAAGCCGATGTTAAGTACCGCTTCGTAATTGACATTGGTAACACCTTGAAATCAGCCTAA
- the LOC100855415 gene encoding probable mannitol dehydrogenase, which translates to MAKSPEQEHPTKAFGWAASDPSGVLSPFKFSRRATGEKDVRFKVLYCGICHSDLHMLKNEWGFSTYPLVPGHEIVGIVTEVGSKVEKLKVGDKVGVGCLVGACHSCDNCANDLENYCPKNILTYGATYYDGTTTYGGYSDVMVAEERYVVRFPENLPLDAGAPLLCAGITVYSPLQHFGFTKPGMHIGVVGLGGLGHVAVKFAKAFGVKVTVISTSTSKKKEATEHLGADSFLVSRDPDQMQAALGTMDGIIDTVSAVHPLLPLIDLLKSHGKLVMVGAPNRPLELPIFPLLMGRKIVAGSNIGGMKETQEMIDFAGKHNITADVEVVPMDYVNTALERLEKADVRYRFVIDIGNTLKAA; encoded by the exons atggcAAAATCACCAGAGCAGGAGCACCCCACCAAGGCCTTTGGATGGGCAGCCTCTGACCCATCTGGCGTCCTCTCACCCTTCAAATTCTCCAGAAG GGCAACCGGGGAAAAGGACGTAAGGTTCAAGGTGCTCTACTGTGGAATATGTCACTCCGATCTACACATGCTCAAGAATGAATGGGGCTTTTCCACCTACCCTCTTGTTCCTGG GCATGAGATTGTAGGCATCGTGACAGAGGTTGGAAGCAAGGTGGAAAAGCTTAAAGTAGGAGATAAAGTTGGTGTTGGGTGTCTGGTTGGAGCTTGCCACTCTTGTGATAATTGTGCTAATGATCTAGAGAATTACTGCCCCAAAAATATATTAACCTATGGTGCCACTTACTATGATGGAACCACCACATATGGAGGCTACTCGGATGTCATGGTTGCTGAGGAGCGCTATGTGGTTCGATTCCCGGAAAACCTCCCTCTTGATGCCGGTGCTCCTCTCCTATGTGCTGGGATCACAGTGTACAGCCCCTTGCAACATTTTGGATTCACCAAACCTGGAATGCACATAGGTGTGGTTGGCCTGGGTGGGCTGGGACATGTAGCAGTGAAGTTTGCTAAGGCTTTTGGGGTTAAGGTGACAGTGATCAGTACTTCCACTAGCAAGAAGAAGGAAGCCACAGAACACCTTGGTGCTGACTCCTTTCTAGTCAGCCGTGACCCGGATCAGATGCAG GCTGCCTTGGGCACAATGGATGGCATCATTGATACAGTCTCTGCAGTTCACCCTCTTCTTCCTTTGATTGATTTGCTGAAATCTCATGGGAAGCTAGTTATGGTTGGTGCACCAAATAGACCACTTGAGTTGCCAATCTTTCCTCTGCTTATGG GGAGAAAGATAGTGGCTGGAAGCAATATTGGAGGGATGAAGGAGACACAGGAAATGATTGATTTTGCGGGGAAACACAACATAACTGCAGATGTTGAGGTTGTTCCAATGGACTATGTAAACACTGCATTGGAGCGACTGGAGAAAGCCGATGTCAGGTACCGCTTCGTGATCGACATTGGCAACACGCTGAAAGCTGCCTAG
- the LOC100255907 gene encoding probable mannitol dehydrogenase encodes MAKSPEQQHPTKAFGWAATDPSGVLSPFKFSRRATGEKDVRFKVLYCGICHSDLHMVKNEWGSSTYPLVPGHEIVGIVTEVGSKVEKLKVGDKVGVGCMVGACHSCDNCANDLENYCPKMILTYGATYYDGTTTYGGYSDVMVAEERYVVRFPDNLPLDAGAPLLCAGITVYSPLQHFGFTKPGMHIGVVGLGGLGHVAVKFAKAFGVKVTVISTSPSKKKEATEHLGADSFLVSRDPDQMQAALGTMDGIIDTVSAVHPLFPLIGLLKSHGKLVMVGAPDRPLELPIFPLLMGRKIVAGSCIGGMKETQEMIDFAGKHNITADVEVISIDYVNTAMERLQKADVRYRFVIDIGNTLKAA; translated from the exons atGGCAAAATCACCGGAGCAGCAGCACCCCACCAAGGCCTTTGGATGGGCAGCCACTGACCCGTCTGGCGTCCTCTCCCCCTTCAAATTCTCCAGAAG GGCAACCGGGGAAAAGGATGTAAGGTTCAAGGTGCTCTACTGTGGAATATGTCACTCCGATCTACATATGGTCAAGAATGAATGGGGCTCTTCCACCTACCCTCTAGTTCCTGG GCATGAGATTGTAGGCATAGTGACAGAGGTTGGAAGCAAGGTGGAAAAGCTTAAAGTAGGAGATAAAGTTGGTGTTGGGTGTATGGTTGGAGCTTGCCACTCTTGTGATAATTGTGCTAATGATCTAGAAAATTACTGCCCCAAAATGATATTAACCTATGGTGCCACTTACTATGATGGAACCACCACATATGGAGGCTACTCGGATGTCATGGTTGCTGAGGAGCGCTATGTGGTTCGATTCCCGGACAACCTTCCTCTTGATGCCGGTGCTCCTCTCCTATGTGCTGGGATCACAGTGTACAGCCCCTTGCAACATTTTGGATTCACCAAACCTGGAATGCACATAGGTGTGGTTGGCCTAGGTGGGCTGGGACATGTAGCAGTGAAGTTTGCTAAGGCTTTTGGGGTTAAGGTGACAGTGATCAGTACTTCCCCTAGCAAGAAGAAGGAAGCCACAGAACACCTTGGTGCTGACTCCTTTCTAGTCAGCCGTGACCCAGATCAGATGCAG GCTGCCTTGGGCACAATGGATGGCATCATTGATACAGTCTCTGCAGTTCACCCTCTTTTTCCATTGATTGGTTTGCTGAAATCTCATGGGAAGCTAGTTATGGTTGGTGCACCAGATAGACCACTTGAGCTACCAATCTTTCCTTTGCTTATGG GGAGAAAGATAGTAGCTGGTAGCTGCATAGGAGGGATGAAGGAGACACAGGAAATGATTGATTTTGCAGGAAAACACAACATAACGGCAGATGTTGAGGTTATTTCAATCGACTATGTGAATACTGCCATGGAGCGACTCCAGAAGGCTGATGTTAGGTACCGGTTCGTGATAGACATTGGCAACACATTGAAAGCTGCCTAA